The Triplophysa rosa linkage group LG25, Trosa_1v2, whole genome shotgun sequence genome window below encodes:
- the LOC130548338 gene encoding interferon-induced protein 44-like — MNILQNMRPAKVQKVCTVLSEEQKQQLYALMGYAELTLLYKASVHGYDASAFHQRCDRQGPTLLVAYNNSGYVFGGYTSVDYTQSGQYITDEEAFLFGFKDKNFVSIKVNSGNHARHDDSGVPNFNHLYFCYNNQPRVHNQGGQAFTYNSATLYGDDTHLRDLEVYKVEEISQDSVEEKPWRNVQWTAERREELMKCIKDYKPLESSVNRVRILMIGPVGAGKSSFFNSINSIFTGHVTNKAMAGSSSTSLTTQFRTYPVKDGREGKPLPFVLCDTMGLEEQSGAGLDTEDISCILQGLIPDRYKFNPMAPFEHDEQKASRSASLEQKIHCVVYVIDATKISLMSVKLEEKLAAIRRKLNSLGVPQIVLMTKVDEACPLVEEDLQKVYISSYIKTKVQEVSSRLGVPVSCVLPVKNYSQELELNLSCDVLLLTALQQMLRFADDYFDDISPVEGPPK; from the exons AGTTTTATCAGAAGAGCAAAAACAGCAGCTCTATGCTTTGATGGGGTATGCTGAACTGACTCTTCTCTACAAAGCTTCTGTTCATGGATATGATGCTTCAGCCTTCCATCAGCGCTGTGACCGTCAGGGTCCAACCTTACTTGTAGCTTACAATAATTCAGGCTACGTCTTTGGAGGATACACTAGTGTAGATTATACTCAAAGTGGACAGTACATTACAGATGAGGAGGCTTTTCTGTTCGGCTTTAAAGACAAGAATTTTGTGAGCATCAAAGTTAACAGTGGGAATCACGCACGTCACGATGATTCTGGAGTGCCCAACTTCAATCACTTGTACTTTTGCTATAACAACCAACCACGTGTGCATAATCAAGGAGGTCAAGCATTCACTTATAATTCTGCGACATTATATGGAGACGACACTCATCTGAGGGACCTAGAGGTGTACAAAGTTGAGGAGA TCTCTCAGGACAGTGTTGAGGAGAAACCTTGGAGGAACGTTCAGTGGACAGCTGA ACGAAGAGAAGAGCTTATGAAATGCATCAAGGATTATAAACCCCTGGAGTCCTCAGTGAACCGGGTTCGAATCCTCATGATCGGTCCTGTTGGTGCTGGAAAATCCAGTTTCTTCAACTCCATCAACTCCATCTTCACCGGTCATGTGACCAACAAAGCCATGGCAGGATCTTCAAGCACCAGTCTCACCACACAG TTTCGCACATATCCAGTGAAAGATGGCCGTGAGGGAAAGCCATTACCCTTTGTGTTGTGTGACACTATGGGACTTGAGGAGCAGTCGGGTGCAGGTCTGGATACTGAAGACATCAGCTGCATTCTCCAAGGTCTCATACCAGACCGATATAAG TTTAACCCCATGGCACCATTTGAACATGATGAGCAAAAGGCCTCCAGATCAGCATCTCTGGAGCAGAAGATCCACTGTGTGGTGTATGTGATAGACGCCACCAAAATCTCCCTCATGTCTGTCAAACTGGAGGAAAAACTTGCTGCTATTCGAAGAAAACTGAACTCACTGG GTGTTCCTCAGATCGTCTTGATGACTAAAGTAGACGAGGCGTGTCCTCTGGTGGAGGAGGATCTTCAAAAGGTTTACATCAGTTCCTACATTAAGACAAAG GTACAGGAGGTCAGCTCTCGGCTGGGTGTTCCTGTGTCTTGTGTGTTACCCGTGAAGAACTACAGTCAGGAGCTGGAGCTCAACCTCAGCTGTGATGTTCTGCTTCTCACTGCTCTACAGCAGATGCTGCGCTTTGCCGACGACTACTTTGATGATATCAGTCCAGTGGAGGGCCCTCCTAAATAG
- the LOC130548483 gene encoding interferon-induced protein 44-like, producing the protein MQYTKNEQVAQALPKEKKQRFCALLGDVELSLLYKASVHGYDAPAFHQRCDRQGPTLLVAYNNSGYVFGGYTSVDYTQSGQYITDEEAFLFYFQGKIPVCVKINSGHHARVDDSAGPSFGQQLYFCYNNQPVVYNQGGNAYTINATTMYGNDGNLKECEVYKIEQIPPVSVEEKPWRDVPWTTERREELVKLIKNYKPLESSVNRVRILMIGPVGAGKSSFFNSINSIFTGHVTNKAMAGSSSTSLTTQFRTYQVKDGREGKPLPFVLCDTMGLEEQSGAGLDIEDISCILQGLIPDRYMFNPVAPYQLKEQKFSRSASLEQKIHCVVYVIDATKISLMSSKLEEKLAGIRKKVNSLGVPQIVLMTKVDEACPLVEEDLQKVYISSYIKTKVQEVSSRLGVPVSCVLPVKNYSQELELNLSCDVLLLTALQQMLRFADDYLDDISPSY; encoded by the exons ATGCAGTATACGAAAAACGAACAAGTTGCCCAGGCTTTACCTAAGGAGAAAAAGCAGCGGTTCTGTGCTTTGCTGGGTGATGTTGAACTGTCTCTTCTCTACAAAGCTTCTGTTCATGGATATGATGCTCCAGCCTTCCATCAGCGCTGTGACCGTCAGGGTCCAACCTTACTTGTAGCTTACAATAATTCAGGCTACGTCTTTGGAGGATACACTAGTGTAGATTATACTCAAAGTGGACAGTACATTACAGATGAGGAGGCTTTTCTGTTTTACTTTCAAGGCAAGATTCctgtgtgtgtcaaaataaacAGTGGACATCACGCACGCGTCGATGACTCCGCAGGACCCAGCTTTGGACAACAGTTGTACTTTTGCTATAATAACCAACCAGTTGTGTATAATCAAGGGGGTAATGCATACACCATCAATGCAACCACAATGTATGGGAACGATGGTAACCTGAAAGAATGTGAGGTGTACAAAATTGAACAGA ttCCTCCGGTCAGTGTTGAGGAGAAGCCGTGGAGGGACGTGCCGTGGACCACCGA ACGAAGAGAAGAGCTTGTGAAACTGATCAAGAACTACAAACCCCTGGAGTCCTCAGTGAACCGGGTTCGAATCCTCATGATCGGTCCTGTAGGTGCTGGAAAATCCAGTTTCTTCAACTCCATCAACTCCATCTTCACCGGTCATGTGACCAACAAAGCCATGGCAGGATCTTCAAGCACCAGTCTCACCACACAG TTTCGGACATACCAAGTGAAAGATGGTCGTGAGGGAAAGCCATTACCATTTGTGTTGTGTGACACTATGGGACTTGAGGAGCAGTCGGGTGCAGGTCTGGATATCGAAGACATCAGCTGCATTCTCCAAGGTCTCATACCAGACCGATACATG TTTAATCCGGTGGCACCGTATCAACTCAAAGAGCAAAAGTTCTCCAGATCAGCATCTCTGGAGCAGAAGATCCACTGTGTGGTGTATGTGATAGACGCCACCAAAATCTCCCTCATGTCCAGCAAACTGGAGGAAAAACTCGCTGGCATACGCAAAAAAGTGAACTCACTGG GCGTCCCTCAGATCGTCTTGATGACTAAAGTAGACGAGGCGTGTCCTCTGGTGGAGGAGGATCTTCAAAAGGTTTACATCAGTTCCTACATTAAGACAAAG GTACAGGAGGTCAGCTCTCGGCTGGGTGTTCCTGTGTCTTGTGTGTTACCCGTGAAGAACTACAGTCAGGAGCTGGAGCTCAACCTCAGCTGTGATGTTCTGCTTCTCACTGCTCTACAGCAGATGCTGCGCTTTGCAGACGACTACTTGGATGACATCAGTCCCTCGTATTGA